A window from Pseudomonas moraviensis encodes these proteins:
- a CDS encoding TonB-dependent receptor, producing the protein MARQHAQLPVSSPRLLASAIGVAITAGSAGQMVFAAEKTESKASGNAIALDATAITGEAQDATSYQVEKASSPKYTAPLVDTPRSVTVIPQQVLKDTGALNMQDALRTVPGITFGAGEGGNPQGDRPFIRGFDAQGDTYLDGVRDTGSQSREIFAVENIEVSKGPNSAIGGRGAAGGSINLVSKKAHLSNSFDGGFTYGSDQTQRYTLDGNYQFSDSAAGRLNLMSHESNVAGRDKVDYDRWGIAPSLAFGLGTDTRVNLDYYHLESNDTPDSGIPYTIPTGGSAARTKSNPDKPYAGGDHDNFYGLDRDFRKGRTDTATFAIEHDLNDALTIKNTLRHGTSMQDYILTQPDDSKGNVNNGSVWRRANTRVSNTETTTNQTDLFGTFYVAGFKNSFSTGVEYTREQSEKSSYNVNTDTTPRTSAVTTNCNPGLIGAASGYNCTSLSNPNPNDPWNGAISRNYAGTDTQADTYALYVFDTLELSEQWLVNMGLRYDHFDTDYKTYNAAGRTTSKGDDTSEFVTGQFGVVYKPAENGSIYASYATSATPPGNTLGEGQEGNPLGGTPDRSGNLLSSDMEPETTRNYEIGTKWDLLNDRLSLTADIFRTEKENARVQVDTSSYENAGKTRVQGFELSASGRITDKWQVFAGYAFMDSEQVDGGPLGRANDGNDLPNTPKNSASLWTTYQVTPKLTIGGGAFYVDDVYGSVANTTMVDSYVRYDAMAAYKLTKNVDLQLNVQNLTDETYYDKAFSTHFANQAAGRTALLSTNFHF; encoded by the coding sequence ATGGCACGTCAACACGCACAACTACCGGTCAGTTCACCACGTCTGCTCGCCTCGGCAATCGGTGTCGCAATCACCGCCGGCTCTGCGGGGCAGATGGTCTTTGCAGCGGAAAAAACCGAGAGCAAAGCGTCCGGCAATGCCATCGCCCTGGACGCCACCGCCATCACGGGCGAAGCCCAGGACGCGACCTCCTACCAGGTCGAAAAAGCCTCCTCCCCCAAGTACACCGCGCCGCTGGTCGACACGCCGCGCTCGGTCACCGTCATCCCGCAACAAGTGCTCAAGGACACCGGCGCGCTGAACATGCAGGACGCACTGCGTACCGTGCCGGGCATCACCTTCGGTGCCGGTGAAGGCGGCAACCCCCAGGGCGATCGTCCGTTCATTCGTGGCTTCGACGCTCAGGGTGACACCTATCTGGACGGCGTGCGTGACACCGGATCGCAGAGCCGCGAGATCTTCGCCGTGGAAAACATCGAAGTCAGCAAAGGCCCGAACTCGGCCATTGGCGGTCGTGGCGCAGCCGGTGGCAGCATCAACCTGGTGAGTAAGAAAGCGCACCTGAGCAACTCGTTCGACGGCGGCTTCACCTACGGCTCCGACCAGACCCAGCGCTACACCCTCGACGGCAACTACCAGTTCAGCGACAGCGCTGCTGGCCGTCTCAACCTGATGAGCCATGAGAGCAACGTCGCCGGTCGCGACAAGGTCGATTACGACCGCTGGGGCATAGCACCCTCCCTGGCTTTCGGCCTGGGTACCGATACCCGCGTCAACCTCGACTACTACCACCTGGAAAGCAACGACACTCCGGACTCGGGCATCCCGTACACCATCCCAACCGGTGGTTCGGCCGCACGCACCAAGTCCAACCCGGACAAGCCGTACGCCGGTGGCGATCACGACAACTTCTACGGTCTGGATCGCGACTTCCGCAAGGGCCGCACCGACACCGCGACCTTCGCCATCGAGCACGACCTGAACGATGCGCTGACCATCAAGAACACCCTGCGCCACGGCACCAGCATGCAGGATTACATCCTCACCCAGCCGGACGACAGCAAGGGCAACGTCAACAATGGCAGCGTCTGGCGTCGCGCCAACACACGGGTGAGCAACACCGAAACCACCACCAACCAGACCGACCTGTTCGGCACCTTTTACGTGGCCGGTTTCAAGAACAGCTTCTCCACCGGTGTCGAGTACACCCGTGAGCAGAGCGAAAAATCCTCGTACAACGTCAACACCGACACCACACCGCGCACCAGCGCCGTAACGACCAACTGCAACCCGGGTCTGATCGGCGCGGCCAGCGGTTACAACTGCACCTCGCTGTCGAACCCGAACCCGAACGATCCATGGAACGGCGCGATTTCGCGCAACTACGCCGGCACCGACACCCAGGCCGACACCTACGCGCTGTACGTGTTCGACACGCTGGAATTGTCCGAGCAATGGCTGGTGAACATGGGCCTGCGCTACGACCACTTCGACACCGATTACAAGACCTACAACGCCGCTGGCCGCACCACCTCCAAGGGCGATGACACCAGCGAGTTCGTCACCGGCCAGTTCGGCGTGGTCTACAAACCAGCGGAAAACGGCAGCATTTATGCTTCCTACGCGACCTCGGCGACGCCGCCGGGCAACACCTTGGGCGAAGGTCAGGAAGGCAATCCGCTGGGCGGTACGCCGGATCGCAGCGGCAACCTGCTGAGCAGCGACATGGAGCCGGAAACCACCAGGAACTACGAGATCGGCACCAAGTGGGATCTGCTCAATGATCGCCTGTCGCTGACCGCCGACATCTTCCGCACCGAGAAGGAAAACGCTCGCGTGCAGGTCGATACCAGCTCCTACGAGAACGCCGGCAAGACCCGCGTGCAAGGTTTCGAACTGTCGGCCAGCGGCAGGATCACCGACAAGTGGCAGGTGTTCGCCGGTTACGCCTTCATGGACAGCGAACAGGTCGACGGCGGCCCGCTGGGTCGCGCCAACGACGGCAACGATCTGCCGAACACACCGAAAAACAGCGCCAGCCTGTGGACCACCTATCAGGTCACGCCAAAGCTGACCATCGGTGGTGGCGCGTTCTACGTCGACGACGTCTACGGCAGTGTGGCGAATACAACGATGGTCGACTCGTACGTACGTTACGACGCGATGGCGGCCTACAAGCTGACCAAGAACGTCGACCTGCAACTCAACGTGCAGAACCTGACTGACGAAACCTATTACGACAAAGCCTTCTCGACCCACTTCGCCAATCAGGCGGCGGGACGTACGGCGCTGTTGAGTACCAACTTCCACTTCTGA
- a CDS encoding Fe2+-dependent dioxygenase: MLLHIPGLFAKDEVQRIRRALEQADWADGKITAGFQSAKAKHNLQLPEGHPLAKEIGAAMLERLWKNPLFMSAALPHKVFPPLVNCYTAGGSFDFHIDNAVRQPKGSIERVRTDLSATLFFSEPEDYDGGELEIQDTYGSQRVKLPAGDMVLYPGTSLHKVNAVTRGARYASFFWTQSLVREDSQRALLFEMDAAIQQLTQDVPDHPSLIRLTGTYHNLLRRWVEV; encoded by the coding sequence ATGCTGCTGCACATTCCCGGGCTGTTCGCAAAAGACGAAGTGCAGCGCATCCGCCGGGCCCTGGAGCAGGCGGACTGGGCCGATGGCAAGATCACTGCGGGCTTCCAGTCGGCCAAGGCCAAGCACAACCTGCAATTGCCCGAAGGCCATCCGCTGGCCAAGGAAATCGGCGCGGCGATGCTTGAGCGGCTGTGGAAAAATCCGCTGTTCATGTCCGCCGCATTGCCGCACAAAGTCTTTCCACCCTTGGTGAACTGTTACACCGCCGGCGGCAGTTTCGATTTCCATATCGACAATGCCGTACGCCAGCCCAAGGGCAGCATCGAACGGGTGCGTACCGATCTGTCGGCGACGCTGTTCTTCAGCGAGCCTGAGGATTACGACGGCGGCGAACTGGAAATCCAGGACACCTACGGCAGCCAGCGAGTGAAGTTGCCGGCTGGCGACATGGTGTTGTATCCGGGCACCAGTTTGCACAAGGTCAATGCGGTCACCCGTGGCGCGCGTTATGCGTCGTTCTTCTGGACCCAAAGCCTGGTGCGCGAGGACAGTCAGCGCGCGTTGTTGTTCGAGATGGACGCGGCGATTCAGCAGCTGACCCAGGACGTCCCCGATCATCCCTCGCTGATCCGCCTCACCGGCACTTATCACAACCTGCTGCGGCGGTGGGTCGAGGTATGA
- a CDS encoding tetratricopeptide repeat protein, whose product MSFLLRREEVLDAAGLAAMLEESPARAAQAILLAAGEGEVEAQALLGQILLDGQGIAQDQALALRWFAIAAGRGHLMARNMLGRCHEHGWGCAADASVAAQHYRIGAEAGLDWAMYNLANLLATGRGVTADHRQALVLYRRAAELGHAKSMNLLGRYLEEGQVCPADPPAAREWYRRSAEGGDFRGQFSYAAVLAGEGRIDEAVDWLEKALAGGNLNFLRVASQTLADATDLRIQVMASQYAARYAELQRG is encoded by the coding sequence ATGAGTTTCCTGCTACGCCGCGAGGAAGTCCTCGACGCCGCCGGGTTGGCGGCGATGCTTGAAGAAAGCCCGGCTCGAGCGGCGCAGGCGATTTTGCTGGCGGCGGGTGAGGGCGAGGTTGAAGCGCAGGCGCTGCTCGGGCAGATCCTGCTCGACGGCCAGGGCATCGCGCAGGATCAAGCGCTGGCGCTGCGCTGGTTCGCCATCGCCGCCGGACGCGGGCACCTGATGGCGCGCAACATGCTCGGACGTTGCCATGAGCATGGTTGGGGTTGTGCGGCGGATGCCTCAGTCGCGGCGCAGCATTATCGAATCGGCGCCGAGGCGGGCCTGGACTGGGCGATGTACAACCTCGCCAACCTGCTGGCGACCGGGCGCGGGGTGACGGCTGATCATCGGCAGGCGTTGGTGTTGTATCGACGCGCGGCTGAGTTGGGCCATGCCAAATCGATGAATCTGCTTGGGCGCTATCTGGAGGAAGGGCAGGTGTGTCCGGCGGATCCGCCAGCGGCGCGCGAGTGGTATCGGCGTTCGGCTGAGGGTGGGGATTTTCGTGGGCAGTTCAGTTATGCGGCGGTGTTGGCGGGTGAAGGACGGATTGATGAGGCGGTCGACTGGCTTGAGAAAGCCTTGGCCGGCGGTAATCTGAATTTCTTGCGGGTGGCGAGTCAGACGCTGGCTGATGCGACAGATCTGCGGATTCAGGTGATGGCTAGTCAGTATGCCGCTCGGTATGCAGAGTTGCAGCGCGGCTGA
- a CDS encoding type III PLP-dependent enzyme, whose translation MSIQVEDYFARATFDKMKAFADKQETPFVVIDTAMIAQAYDDLRAGFEFAKVYYAVKANPAVEIIDLLKDKGSSFDIASIYELDKVMDRGVSPDRISYGNTIKKSKDIRYFYEKGVRLFSTDSEADLRNIAKAAPGSKVYVRILTEGSTTADWPLSRKFGCQTDMAMDLLILARDLGLVPYGISFHVGSQQRDISVWDAAIAKVKVIFERLKEEDGIHLKLINMGGGFPANYITRTNSLETYAEEIIRFLKEDFGDDLPEIILEPGRSLIANAGILVSEVVLVARKSRTAVERWVYTDVGKFSGLIETMDEAIKFPIWTEKKGEMEEVVIAGPTCDSADIMYENYKYGLPLNLAIGDRLYWLSTGAYTTSYSAVEFNGFPPLKSFYV comes from the coding sequence ATGTCGATCCAGGTCGAAGACTATTTCGCGCGCGCTACATTCGACAAAATGAAGGCGTTCGCCGACAAACAGGAAACCCCGTTCGTGGTGATCGACACCGCGATGATCGCCCAGGCCTACGATGACCTGCGCGCCGGTTTCGAATTCGCCAAGGTCTACTACGCGGTCAAGGCCAACCCTGCCGTCGAGATCATCGACCTGCTCAAAGACAAGGGTTCGAGCTTCGACATCGCCTCGATCTACGAGCTGGACAAAGTGATGGATCGTGGCGTCAGCCCGGACCGCATCAGCTACGGCAACACCATCAAGAAATCCAAGGACATCCGCTACTTCTACGAGAAGGGCGTGCGTCTGTTCTCCACCGACTCCGAAGCCGACCTGCGCAACATCGCCAAGGCTGCCCCGGGCTCGAAAGTCTATGTGCGTATTCTGACTGAAGGCTCGACCACAGCTGACTGGCCGCTGTCGCGCAAGTTCGGCTGCCAGACCGACATGGCCATGGACCTGCTGATCCTCGCCCGCGACCTCGGTCTGGTGCCGTACGGCATCTCGTTCCACGTTGGCTCGCAACAGCGCGACATCAGCGTCTGGGACGCGGCGATCGCCAAGGTCAAAGTGATTTTCGAACGGCTGAAAGAAGAAGACGGCATTCATCTGAAGCTGATCAACATGGGCGGTGGCTTCCCGGCCAACTACATCACCCGCACCAACAGCCTGGAAACCTACGCCGAAGAAATCATCCGCTTCCTCAAGGAAGACTTCGGTGATGATCTGCCGGAAATCATTCTCGAGCCGGGCCGTTCGCTGATCGCCAACGCCGGTATTCTGGTCAGCGAAGTGGTGCTGGTTGCACGCAAGTCGCGCACTGCCGTCGAGCGCTGGGTGTATACCGATGTGGGCAAGTTCTCCGGCCTGATTGAAACCATGGACGAAGCGATCAAGTTCCCGATCTGGACCGAGAAGAAAGGCGAGATGGAAGAAGTCGTGATCGCCGGCCCGACCTGTGACAGCGCCGACATCATGTATGAGAACTACAAGTACGGTCTGCCGCTGAATCTGGCGATTGGTGACCGCCTGTACTGGTTGTCGACCGGTGCGTACACCACCAGCTATAGCGCGGTTGAATTCAATGGCTTTCCGCCGTTGAAGTCGTTTTACGTGTAA
- a CDS encoding betaine/proline/choline family ABC transporter ATP-binding protein (Members of the family are the ATP-binding subunit of ABC transporters for substrates such as betaine, L-proline or other amino acids, choline, carnitine, etc. The substrate specificity is best determined from the substrate-binding subunit, rather than this subunit, as it interacts with the permease subunit and not with substrate directly.): MIELQNLSKTFQSNGKDVKAVDSVSLTVNEGEICVFLGPSGCGKSTTLKMINRLIKPTSGKILINGEDTTDLDEVTLRRNIGYVIQQIGLFPNMTIEENIVVVPKLLGWDKQKCHDRARELMSMIKLEPKQYLHRYPRELSGGQQQRIGVIRALAADAPLLLMDEPFGAVDPINREMIQNEFFEMQRALNKTVIMVSHDIDEAIKLGDKIAIFRAGKLLQIDHPDTLLAHPADDFVSNFVGQDSTLKRLLLVKAEDAADNAPSVSPETPVADALELMDEHDRRYVVVTCAENKALGYVRRRDLHRQTGTCAQFLREFNATAAYDEHLRILLSRMYEFNRAWLPVMDAERVFLGEVTQESIAAYLSSGRSRGMKTNIVSPAETVVA, translated from the coding sequence ATGATCGAACTTCAAAACCTCAGCAAGACCTTCCAAAGCAACGGCAAAGATGTCAAAGCCGTGGACTCGGTAAGCCTGACCGTCAATGAAGGCGAGATCTGCGTGTTCCTCGGGCCATCGGGTTGCGGCAAAAGCACCACGCTGAAGATGATCAACCGCCTGATCAAACCGACCTCGGGCAAGATCCTCATCAACGGCGAAGACACCACCGATCTCGATGAGGTGACCCTGCGCCGCAACATCGGTTACGTGATCCAGCAGATCGGTCTGTTCCCGAACATGACCATCGAAGAGAACATCGTCGTCGTGCCAAAACTGCTCGGCTGGGACAAACAGAAATGCCACGACCGCGCCCGCGAACTGATGAGCATGATCAAGCTTGAGCCCAAGCAGTATCTGCATCGTTATCCGCGGGAACTGTCCGGTGGTCAGCAACAGCGGATCGGCGTGATCCGCGCATTGGCGGCAGATGCTCCGCTGCTGTTGATGGACGAGCCGTTCGGCGCCGTCGACCCGATCAACCGCGAGATGATCCAGAACGAGTTCTTCGAGATGCAGCGCGCGCTGAACAAGACCGTGATCATGGTCAGCCACGATATCGACGAAGCCATCAAGCTGGGCGACAAGATCGCGATTTTCCGCGCCGGCAAACTGCTGCAGATCGACCACCCGGACACTCTGCTCGCGCATCCTGCGGACGATTTCGTCAGCAACTTCGTCGGCCAGGACAGCACCCTCAAGCGCTTGCTATTGGTGAAGGCCGAAGACGCGGCGGACAACGCGCCATCGGTGAGCCCGGAAACCCCGGTGGCCGATGCGCTGGAATTGATGGACGAGCACGACCGTCGCTACGTGGTGGTCACCTGCGCCGAGAACAAGGCACTGGGTTATGTGCGTCGTCGCGACCTGCATCGCCAGACCGGCACCTGTGCGCAATTCCTGCGTGAATTCAACGCCACGGCGGCGTACGACGAGCACCTGCGCATCCTGCTGTCGCGCATGTACGAGTTCAACCGCGCCTGGCTGCCGGTGATGGACGCGGAACGGGTGTTCCTCGGCGAGGTGACGCAGGAGTCGATCGCGGCGTACCTGAGCTCGGGACGTTCGCGAGGGATGAAGACCAATATCGTCTCGCCGGCTGAGACCGTGGTCGCGTAA
- a CDS encoding ABC transporter permease yields MEFLNAFSHLDWQQVMHLTWQHITLVGIAVTLAIVIGVPLGILMTRFPSLAGPLQASATVLLTVPSIALFGLLLPFYSKFGQGLGPLPAITAVFLYSLLPIMRNTYLALTGVEPGIREAARGIGMTFGQRLRMVELPIAVPVILAGVRTAVVMNIGVMTIAATIGAGGLGVLILASISRSDMSMLIVGALLVSLLAIFADLVLQWLQRSLTPKGLLK; encoded by the coding sequence ATGGAATTTCTGAACGCCTTTTCCCATCTCGACTGGCAGCAGGTGATGCACCTGACCTGGCAGCACATCACTCTGGTCGGCATCGCCGTGACCCTGGCGATTGTCATCGGCGTGCCTCTGGGCATTCTGATGACGCGCTTTCCGAGCCTCGCCGGCCCCTTGCAGGCCAGCGCCACGGTGCTGCTGACCGTGCCGTCGATTGCCCTGTTCGGCCTGCTGCTGCCGTTCTACTCCAAGTTCGGCCAGGGCCTGGGGCCACTGCCGGCGATCACTGCGGTGTTCCTGTATTCGTTACTGCCGATCATGCGCAACACCTATCTCGCCCTGACTGGCGTTGAACCGGGCATCCGTGAAGCTGCACGGGGTATCGGCATGACCTTCGGCCAGCGCCTGCGCATGGTCGAACTGCCGATTGCGGTGCCGGTGATCCTCGCCGGTGTGCGTACCGCCGTGGTGATGAACATCGGCGTAATGACCATCGCCGCGACCATCGGCGCCGGCGGCCTCGGTGTGTTGATCCTCGCCTCCATCAGCCGCAGTGACATGTCGATGCTTATCGTCGGCGCGCTGCTGGTCAGTCTTCTGGCGATTTTCGCCGATCTCGTTTTGCAGTGGCTGCAACGCTCGCTGACTCCAAAAGGACTCCTGAAATGA
- a CDS encoding glycine betaine ABC transporter substrate-binding protein, whose translation MKRLSLILGCVLLFAGLAQAAEKPVIRLGARVFTEQTLLAEITAQYLRSKGYDAQITGGLGSNLARSAHESGQLDLLWEYTGVSLVAYNHVTEKLDSAQSYARVKELDAKKGLIWLTPSKFSNTYALALPKKVAEEYPQINNISQLNEVLRAEAKSNHLVALDTEFANRSDGLDGMVKLYDMNLTRKNIRQMDAGLVYTALRNGQVFAGLVYTTDGRLNAFGLKLLEDDKHYFPDYTAAPVVRQATLDANPKLAEQLKPLAELFDDETMRQLNARVDVDHESPSSVAADFLRQHPLN comes from the coding sequence ATGAAACGTCTTAGTTTGATCTTAGGCTGCGTCCTGCTATTCGCAGGATTGGCGCAAGCCGCCGAAAAACCGGTTATCCGCCTTGGCGCGCGGGTATTTACCGAGCAGACCCTGCTCGCCGAAATCACCGCGCAATACCTGCGCAGCAAAGGTTACGACGCGCAGATCACCGGCGGTCTGGGCAGCAACCTCGCTCGCAGCGCCCACGAAAGCGGCCAGTTGGACCTGCTCTGGGAATACACCGGCGTGTCGCTGGTGGCCTACAACCATGTCACGGAAAAACTCGACAGTGCGCAGTCCTACGCCCGGGTCAAAGAACTCGACGCGAAAAAAGGCCTGATCTGGCTGACGCCGTCGAAATTCAGCAACACCTACGCCCTCGCCCTCCCCAAGAAAGTGGCTGAGGAATATCCGCAGATCAACAACATCAGCCAGCTCAACGAAGTGCTGCGTGCGGAAGCCAAGAGCAATCATCTGGTGGCGCTGGATACCGAGTTCGCCAATCGCTCCGACGGTCTCGATGGCATGGTCAAGCTCTACGACATGAACCTGACCCGCAAGAATATCCGTCAGATGGACGCCGGCCTGGTCTACACCGCGCTGCGTAACGGTCAGGTGTTTGCCGGCCTGGTCTACACCACCGACGGCCGCCTCAACGCCTTCGGCCTGAAATTGCTGGAAGACGACAAGCATTACTTCCCCGACTACACCGCAGCTCCCGTGGTGCGTCAGGCCACGCTGGATGCCAATCCGAAACTGGCCGAACAACTCAAGCCGCTGGCTGAACTGTTCGATGACGAAACCATGCGCCAGCTCAACGCGCGGGTGGATGTCGATCATGAAAGCCCGTCGTCCGTTGCCGCCGATTTCCTGCGCCAGCATCCACTGAATTAA
- a CDS encoding ABC transporter permease, with protein MGGAVVIALLALLVHWIGINTIEHYRDDLLFYLQAHLILVLASMLAALVVGIPAGIFLSRPTMVGRAERFMQIFNIGNTVPPLAVLAIALGILGIGSGPAIFALFLASLLPIVRNTYEGLKNVQGSLKEAAVGIGMTPRQVLWKVELPNAVPIIVGGVRVALAINVGTAPLAFLIGANSLGSLIFPGIALNNQPQLLLGAACTALLALLLDGVVTLASRLWLERGLRPS; from the coding sequence ATGGGAGGTGCGGTGGTGATCGCGCTCCTGGCCCTGCTGGTCCACTGGATCGGCATCAACACGATCGAACACTACCGCGACGATTTGTTGTTTTACCTGCAAGCTCATCTGATTCTTGTCCTCGCGTCCATGCTGGCCGCCCTTGTCGTGGGCATCCCCGCCGGCATCTTCCTCAGCCGCCCGACCATGGTCGGCCGCGCCGAACGCTTCATGCAGATCTTCAATATCGGCAACACCGTGCCACCGCTGGCCGTGCTCGCGATCGCGCTGGGCATCCTCGGCATCGGCAGTGGCCCGGCAATCTTTGCGCTGTTCCTCGCCTCGCTGTTGCCGATCGTGCGCAATACCTACGAAGGCCTGAAAAACGTTCAGGGCTCACTAAAAGAAGCCGCCGTCGGCATCGGCATGACCCCGCGCCAGGTGTTGTGGAAAGTCGAATTGCCCAACGCCGTGCCGATCATCGTCGGTGGCGTGCGTGTCGCACTGGCCATCAACGTCGGCACCGCGCCGCTGGCGTTCCTGATCGGCGCCAACAGCCTCGGCAGCCTGATTTTCCCCGGCATCGCCCTGAACAATCAGCCGCAACTGCTGCTCGGCGCCGCGTGCACCGCGCTGCTGGCGCTGTTGCTCGATGGCGTGGTCACCCTCGCCAGCCGTCTCTGGCTGGAACGCGGTTTGCGCCCGTCTTAA
- a CDS encoding peptide chain release factor 3 — translation MTQQAAEVAKRRTFAIISHPDAGKTTITEKLLLMGKAIAVAGTVKSRKSDRHATSDWMEMEKQRGISITTSVMQFPYREHMINLLDTPGHEDFSEDTYRTLTAVDSALMVLDGGKGVEPRTIALMDVCRLRDTPIVSFINKLDRDIRDPIELLDEIEAVLKIKAAPITWPIGCYRDFKGVYHLADDYIIVYTAGHGHERTETKIIEKLDSDEARAHLGDEYERFIEQLELVQGACHEFNQQEFLDGQLTPVFFGTALGNFGVDHVLDAVVDWAPRPLARVANERTVEPVEEKFSGFIFKIQANMDPKHRDRIAFMRICSGKYEKGMKMRHVRTGKDVRIGDALTFFSSEREQLEEAYAGDIIGLHNHGTIQIGDTFSEGEVLGFTGIPHFAPELFRRVRLRDPLKSKQLRQGLQQLAEEGATQVFFPERSNDIILGAVGVLQFDVVASRLKEEYKVECSYEPITVYSARWIECDDKKKLEEFSNKAVENLALDGGGHLTYLAPTRVNLALMEERWPDVKFRATREHH, via the coding sequence ATGACCCAACAGGCCGCCGAAGTCGCGAAACGCCGCACTTTCGCCATTATTTCCCACCCCGATGCCGGTAAAACCACGATCACCGAAAAGCTCCTGTTGATGGGCAAGGCGATTGCAGTGGCCGGTACGGTGAAATCCCGTAAATCCGATCGCCATGCGACATCCGACTGGATGGAGATGGAGAAGCAGCGGGGTATTTCCATTACCACGTCGGTCATGCAGTTCCCCTATCGCGAACACATGATCAACCTGCTCGACACCCCGGGCCACGAAGACTTCTCCGAAGACACCTACCGCACCCTGACGGCGGTGGACTCGGCGTTGATGGTTCTCGACGGCGGTAAGGGTGTAGAGCCACGGACCATCGCGCTGATGGACGTCTGCCGTCTGCGTGACACGCCGATCGTCAGCTTCATCAACAAACTCGACCGCGACATCCGCGACCCGATCGAACTGCTCGACGAAATCGAAGCCGTTCTGAAGATCAAGGCGGCGCCGATCACCTGGCCGATCGGTTGCTATCGCGACTTCAAAGGCGTGTATCACCTGGCCGATGACTACATCATTGTCTACACCGCCGGTCACGGTCACGAACGCACCGAAACCAAGATCATCGAAAAACTCGACTCCGACGAAGCGCGCGCGCACCTGGGCGACGAGTACGAGCGCTTCATCGAACAGCTGGAACTGGTGCAGGGCGCCTGCCACGAATTCAACCAGCAGGAATTCCTCGACGGTCAACTGACCCCGGTGTTTTTCGGTACCGCACTGGGCAACTTCGGTGTCGACCACGTGCTGGATGCTGTCGTCGATTGGGCGCCGCGCCCGCTGGCCCGGGTGGCCAACGAGCGCACCGTCGAGCCGGTGGAAGAGAAGTTCTCGGGCTTCATCTTCAAGATCCAGGCGAACATGGACCCGAAACACCGCGACCGCATCGCCTTCATGCGTATCTGCTCCGGCAAGTACGAAAAAGGCATGAAGATGCGTCATGTGCGTACCGGCAAGGACGTGCGCATCGGCGACGCCCTGACGTTCTTCTCCTCCGAGCGTGAACAGCTCGAAGAAGCCTATGCCGGCGACATCATCGGCCTGCACAACCACGGCACCATCCAGATCGGCGACACCTTCAGCGAAGGCGAAGTCCTCGGTTTCACCGGCATCCCGCACTTCGCCCCGGAACTGTTCCGTCGTGTGCGTCTGCGTGATCCGCTGAAATCCAAGCAATTGCGTCAGGGCCTGCAGCAGTTGGCGGAAGAGGGCGCGACCCAGGTGTTCTTCCCCGAGCGCAGCAACGACATCATTCTCGGCGCCGTGGGTGTACTGCAGTTCGATGTGGTCGCCAGCCGTTTGAAAGAGGAATACAAAGTCGAGTGTTCATATGAGCCGATCACCGTGTATTCCGCGCGCTGGATCGAGTGCGACGACAAGAAGAAGCTCGAGGAATTTTCCAACAAGGCGGTGGAGAACCTCGCGCTGGATGGCGGTGGTCATCTGACCTATCTGGCGCCGACGCGGGTGAATCTGGCGTTGATGGAAGAGCGCTGGCCGGATGTGAAATTCCGCGCGACGCGTGAGCATCATTAA